Proteins encoded in a region of the Mauremys reevesii isolate NIE-2019 unplaced genomic scaffold, ASM1616193v1 Contig78, whole genome shotgun sequence genome:
- the LOC120394786 gene encoding C-type lectin domain family 2 member D-like: protein MANDGSGGGVKMPVHGAVSSHCWSISTAPAVCRLSASKALLPPPPILFPASQRWLRAAVAGECGVQLQDQAEWNSVSDPVLLVSLSVEKSKPLAAPGPSAAPCCPDGWIGYRGKCYYFSETDGNWTYSQSRCSALNASLAAIDSEQEKDFLLRYKGFLDRWIGLQREPGQPWRWPNGTEFDNRFPIRGGGDCVFLIDEDWFGSSRCRTWRRWICSKPDARTMGKG from the exons ATGGCCAATGATGGGAGTGGTGGTGGGGTGAAGATGCCAGTGCACGGGGCTGTCAGCTCCCACTGCTGGTCCATCAGCACAGCCCCTGCTGTGTGCCGGCTCTCAGCCAGCAAggccctgcttcccccaccccccatcctgttTCCAGCCAGCCAGCGCTGGCTGCGAGCTGCGGTGGCTGGTGAGTGCGGTGTCCAG CTACAGGATCAGGCTGAGTGGAACAGTGTCTCTGACCCTGTGTTACTTGTCTCACTTTCAGTGGAAAAATCCAAACCTCTGGCTGCTCCGGGCCCCTCTGCTGCGCCCTGCTGCCCGGATGGCTGGATCGGGTACCGAGGGAAATGCTACTATTTCTCAGAGACTGACGGGAACTGGACCTACAGCCAGAGCCGGTGCTCTGCACTCAACGCCTCCCTGGCTGCGATCGACAGTGAGCAGGAAAAG GATTTCCTGCTGCGCTATAAGGGCTTCCTCGACCGTTGGATCGGCCTCCAGAGGGAGCCAGGCCAGCCCTGGAGATGGCCCAACGGCACCGAATTCGACAACCG GTTTCCAATAAGAGGAGGCGGCGACTGTGTTTTTCTGATTGATGAGGACTGGTTCGGCAGCTCGCGGTGCAGAACATGGAGACGCTGGATCTGCAGCAAACCCGATGCCCGTACaatggggaagggatga